Genomic DNA from Aphanothece sacrum FPU1:
TTAGCTAAACCCAACTATTTAAACCTGAAAGAAACTATCATTGAACCCTCTTTAGCCGGAAACTATTCTTATAGTAGTGAAATATTTGATAAATATCAAAAAAATATTCCTGATTTTACCATCTTTAATCATCGAGACGCGGCTTATCTTAAAGATAACGATAATGCTAATTATCCTTGGCGTTCCCATGCAGTTTGGCTGTTAACTCAAATGATTCGTTGGCATCAATTAGACAGTTCTGATTATCCCAAAGAAGCTGATAAATTATTAGATAAAATTTATCCTGTCACCTTCTATGAAGAAGTAGCCAAAGGATTAAATATTACCATTCCTAGTAACAAAATGAAACAAGAATCAACCACAGCTTTTATAGATGGACGTTCTTTTGATCCGAGTCAACCTGTCGCTTATTTGAATCAATTTTCCCTTCGTGCAAGTCGTCCTCAAATTTTTGGATTTGTTTAAAATTTTCAGATTATTTACTATTATCTGGGACTAGAAGTCAGTTTTGGTTAAAAAATGTGAAACAATAAGAGTAAGATCATAATTCTCAAATCACCTATTTTCCAAGGAATGCCTATGTCTACTGTAACTGATGTCCCTTCTGTTAATCAGACGACTGAGGATATTGCCCAAGTTCCAGATAAATTAGAACAAAAGACCGTTTTTACTATTCAAGAGATCCAAGAATTACTACCCCATCGCTACCCTTTTGCCCTAGTTGATAGAATTATTGATTATGTTCCGGGTAAAAAAGCGGTAGGCATCAAAAATGTCACCATTAATGAACCCTTTTTCCCTGGACATATTCCTCACCGTCCCATTATGCCAGGGGTTCTCATTATCGAATCTATGGCCCAAGTTGGGGGTGTAGTTTTAACTTTACTTCCTGGTATGAAAGGAGAATTTTTTGCCTTTGCTGGAATCGATAAGGCACGTTTCCGTCGTCCAGTGATACCCGGAGATCAACTAATTATGACAGTGGAATTATTAGCATTTAAACGTAATCGCATCGCTAAAATGCAAGGTGAAGGACGAGTGGATGGGGAATTAACTGTACAAGCAGAAATGCTATTTTCTCGGATAGATTAATGGTGAAAACTATTATTGTGGTACATTAATTATTGGCAATCCCGTTTAGTATTATTTGTAAGGAGCGGCTTTATGTTATGATCCAGAGGATAGGGCAATGGGTATAAACATCCCTAGAATCAACAAAACATAAGAATTCTCCTTTTTGAGACTTCTATGCCCCTTTAATTTAAGTTGATCACCCATTAGGAGATAAATTGACTTATGCAAGAGCTTGCCGTACGCTCAGAGCTTGACTTTAAAAGCGAAACATATAAAGATGCCTATAGCCGAATTAACGCTATTGTTATTGAAGGTGAACAAGAAGCGCATGAAAATTACATAGACATGGCTCAAATGTTGCCCGAACAGGAGGAAGAGTTAATTCGCCTTTCTAAGATGGAAAACCGCCATAAAAAAGGATTTGAAGCCTGTGGAAAGAATCTCAATGTGACTCCTGATATGGACTATGCTCAGGCATTTTTCTCTCGACTTCACGAGAATTTTCAAACCGCTAAAGCAGAGGGTAATATCGTCACTTGTTTGTTGATTCAATCTTTGATTATAGAAGCTTTTGCGATCGCCGCTTATAATATATATATCCCTGTGGCTGATCCGTTTGCTCGCAAAATCACCGAAGGAGTAGTTAAAGACGAATATACTCATCTAAATTTTGGCGAAGTTTGGCTACAAGAACATTTTGAGGAGTCTAAAGCAGAATTAGAAGAAGCGAACCGTCATAATTTGCCCATTGTCTGGACAATGCTTAATAGCGTGGCTGAAGATGCGGAAGTATTGGGCATGGAAAAAGAAGCTTTAGTAGAAGATTTCATGATTAGTTACGGGGAAGCCCTCGGTAATATTGGGTTTTCTACTCGTGAAATCATGAAAATGTCTTCTTACGGTTTGCGGGTAACTTAAATCAGTTATCACTTACTGTGAAGCGTCAACCCCATTCAGCGACCACCTTTTAACGGGTGGCGTGGTGAGGAATCACCTTAGTTCTACGGCGCGTGAGGATGTCAACATCTGTAGGGGCTTAATCATATTAAGCCCCTGTTTTGCTTTTGAGTCTTTTGTACAGTTTAAGGTAAGATTGTTAAGAGTCTTAACGTTTTCTTATCATCAATCTATTTTCTGGCTAATTATCCGTAATCCTTTATCAGAATAATCAATGTTTGGTCTGATCGGTCATCTTACAAGTTTAGAACACGCTCAATCTGTCGCTAATGCCCTTGGCTACCCGGAATATGCCCACCAAGGACTTGATTTTTGGTGTGCGGCCCCGCCACAAATCGTCGATTATTTCCATGTTACCAGTGTTACGGGACAAGTCATTGAGGGAAAATATGTAGAATCTTGTTTTCTCCCAGAAATGCTGACAAATCGGCGTATTAAAGCAGCTATTCGTAAAATATTAAATGCTATGGCTTTAGCACAAAAAAATGATATTAATATTACGGCATTAGGGGGCTTTTCCTCCATTGTCTTTGAAGAATTCAATCTCAGAGATAATCCTCAAGTTCGTAACGTAGAGTTAGAATTTGACCGTTTTACCACAGGGAATACCCACACTGCCTATATTATATGTCGTCAGGTGGAGCAAGCGGCCGCCAAACTAGGAATTGACTTAGCTCGGGCCACGGTCGCTGTTTGTGGTGCTACTGGAGATATTGGTAGTGCGGTTTGTCGTTGGTTAGACCAAAAGACTGAAACGGCGGAATTATTATTAATTGCCCGAAATCAAGAAAGATTGACCAACCTACAAGCAGAATTAGGAAGGGGTAAAATTATGGAATTAGAAGAAGCTTTACCCTTAGCTGACATCATTGTTTGGGTAGCTAGTATGCCTAAAGGAGTAGAAATTAATCCTGAAACTCTTAAGAAACCTTGTCTTATTATTGATGGTGGTTATCCTAAAAATTTAAGCACCAAAATTCAACATCCAGAGGTTCATATTCTCAAAGGGGGAATTGTTGAACATA
This window encodes:
- a CDS encoding aldehyde oxygenase (deformylating), which produces MQELAVRSELDFKSETYKDAYSRINAIVIEGEQEAHENYIDMAQMLPEQEEELIRLSKMENRHKKGFEACGKNLNVTPDMDYAQAFFSRLHENFQTAKAEGNIVTCLLIQSLIIEAFAIAAYNIYIPVADPFARKITEGVVKDEYTHLNFGEVWLQEHFEESKAELEEANRHNLPIVWTMLNSVAEDAEVLGMEKEALVEDFMISYGEALGNIGFSTREIMKMSSYGLRVT
- a CDS encoding long-chain acyl-[acyl-carrier-protein] reductase; translated protein: MFGLIGHLTSLEHAQSVANALGYPEYAHQGLDFWCAAPPQIVDYFHVTSVTGQVIEGKYVESCFLPEMLTNRRIKAAIRKILNAMALAQKNDINITALGGFSSIVFEEFNLRDNPQVRNVELEFDRFTTGNTHTAYIICRQVEQAAAKLGIDLARATVAVCGATGDIGSAVCRWLDQKTETAELLLIARNQERLTNLQAELGRGKIMELEEALPLADIIVWVASMPKGVEINPETLKKPCLIIDGGYPKNLSTKIQHPEVHILKGGIVEHTLDIDWKIMQIVSMDIPSRQMFACFAEAILLEFESWHTNFSWGRNQITIPKMEQIGTASLKHGLQPLLSW
- the fabZ gene encoding 3-hydroxyacyl-ACP dehydratase FabZ; the protein is MSTVTDVPSVNQTTEDIAQVPDKLEQKTVFTIQEIQELLPHRYPFALVDRIIDYVPGKKAVGIKNVTINEPFFPGHIPHRPIMPGVLIIESMAQVGGVVLTLLPGMKGEFFAFAGIDKARFRRPVIPGDQLIMTVELLAFKRNRIAKMQGEGRVDGELTVQAEMLFSRID